A stretch of Faecalibacterium duncaniae DNA encodes these proteins:
- a CDS encoding type II toxin-antitoxin system PemK/MazF family toxin, translating into MATRGKKEKKYPPMPANWMYKRGDVYMMDLNPYSGSEQGGIRPAIVVQNDDGNFYSNVLLVVPLTTQIKKRNMPTHFILHNRFLSAPSMAICESPRPADKSRVLSYLGHLSKYEMRQLIVPRDTYQRALHPARVARIAKEFDERVANEPKISFRDGHYYVMDGQNTIAARKFLNGGEDLQIRCKVYFGMTEREEALLFAQQTGISERLSAGQKLRALIFAGEPAAVAFQQATELAGVHLSFEEGRGKQWISCIATAYHEFIRLGPELYIESLDVLLNAWDGEPDSMSSANLLGICRFVELYHSEYSKSRLIAKLRQVDAFTIFRLARTAGVSLPGKTKYLQQVYTIYNGGSRRAALPLKF; encoded by the coding sequence TTGGCAACACGAGGCAAAAAAGAGAAAAAGTATCCGCCTATGCCCGCAAACTGGATGTACAAGCGCGGGGATGTCTACATGATGGATCTGAATCCTTACAGCGGTTCCGAACAAGGCGGCATCCGACCTGCCATTGTTGTCCAGAACGATGACGGTAATTTTTATTCCAATGTTCTTCTGGTCGTTCCGCTGACAACACAGATCAAAAAGCGAAATATGCCGACGCATTTTATTCTGCACAATCGCTTTTTGAGTGCGCCATCTATGGCGATTTGCGAAAGTCCGCGCCCCGCAGATAAATCCAGAGTGTTAAGCTACCTTGGGCACCTGTCCAAATATGAAATGCGGCAACTGATCGTGCCGCGCGACACTTATCAGCGTGCTCTTCACCCCGCTCGTGTTGCCCGCATCGCAAAAGAATTTGACGAGCGGGTTGCCAATGAGCCGAAGATCAGCTTCCGGGATGGTCACTACTATGTGATGGACGGACAGAACACCATCGCTGCACGGAAATTTCTGAACGGCGGCGAAGATTTGCAGATTCGCTGCAAGGTTTATTTTGGTATGACAGAACGAGAAGAAGCCCTCCTGTTTGCACAGCAGACAGGCATTTCGGAACGGCTGAGTGCAGGACAGAAGCTCCGTGCCCTGATTTTTGCAGGGGAGCCTGCTGCCGTTGCATTCCAGCAGGCCACCGAATTGGCTGGCGTTCATCTTTCTTTTGAAGAAGGCCGGGGCAAGCAGTGGATCAGCTGCATCGCAACCGCCTATCACGAATTCATCCGGCTTGGTCCTGAACTGTATATCGAATCCCTTGATGTTTTGCTGAATGCGTGGGACGGAGAACCTGATTCCATGAGTTCTGCAAATCTGCTCGGCATCTGCCGCTTTGTAGAACTGTACCACTCCGAATACAGTAAAAGCCGTCTGATTGCCAAACTGCGGCAGGTCGATGCATTCACGATTTTTCGCCTTGCACGAACCGCAGGCGTAAGCCTTCCCGGCAAGACGAAGTACCTTCAGCAGGTCTATACTATTTATAATGGTGGCAGCCGCCGGGCTGCATTGCCGCTCAAGTTTTAA
- a CDS encoding ATP-binding protein, protein MSRFYCRDEELRKLNKRYENGKFECVVIYGRRRVGKTALINEFCKDKPTIFFSALNTTGKENLEALSKAIMSFERPNAESSPEFTTYDAALDELTALSKEQRIVFVIDEYPYLAKAKPAISAMLQHIIDHKWTESQMYLILCGSSMSFMESQVLGKESPLYGRRTAQFKIMPLDYRETAVFHPNLSEEDNALIYGITGGVPHYINKLDVRDSVDEALMENLFDRSSYLYEEPANLLKQELREPAIYNAIIKAIAEGASRLNDITTKVGEENSVVAKYLKTLIDLGIVKKETPITEKPGKKTIYLLADNFFRFWYRFVPVNASAIDSGRIAKTYPHAVKQYFPDYMGLIFEKMCQDYLLYYANDLPIELSEIGQWWGTDPQKKKQIQIDIVGTPVEGNDYIIGSCKYRNEKIGLDELELIREYAAVFGKGTNYHYYIFSKGGFTDGLLQAQERGEVQLLTLADIFE, encoded by the coding sequence ATGAGCCGATTTTACTGCCGCGATGAGGAACTTCGGAAGTTAAACAAACGATATGAGAATGGAAAGTTTGAATGCGTTGTCATTTACGGCAGACGCCGTGTTGGAAAAACTGCGCTGATCAATGAATTCTGCAAGGATAAACCGACCATTTTCTTCTCTGCCTTGAATACGACCGGAAAAGAAAATCTGGAAGCCTTGTCCAAGGCAATCATGAGTTTTGAACGACCCAATGCAGAATCATCTCCGGAATTTACAACCTACGATGCAGCATTGGACGAACTGACAGCTCTCTCCAAGGAGCAGCGGATCGTATTTGTAATTGATGAGTATCCTTATCTTGCAAAGGCTAAACCCGCTATTTCCGCAATGCTTCAGCACATCATCGACCATAAATGGACAGAGTCCCAAATGTACCTGATCCTGTGTGGCTCGTCCATGAGTTTTATGGAAAGTCAGGTTTTGGGCAAAGAAAGCCCTCTGTATGGGCGCAGAACAGCGCAATTCAAGATCATGCCGCTGGATTATAGGGAAACTGCGGTATTCCATCCGAATCTGTCTGAGGAAGATAACGCCCTGATTTATGGCATCACAGGCGGCGTTCCGCATTATATCAACAAATTGGATGTTCGGGACAGCGTAGATGAAGCACTGATGGAAAACTTGTTTGACCGTTCCAGCTACCTCTATGAGGAACCGGCCAACCTGTTAAAGCAGGAGCTGCGTGAGCCTGCAATTTATAATGCAATCATCAAGGCAATTGCAGAGGGGGCTTCTCGCCTGAACGACATCACCACAAAAGTTGGTGAAGAAAACTCTGTGGTGGCGAAGTACCTCAAAACGTTGATAGACCTTGGAATCGTCAAAAAAGAAACGCCGATCACAGAGAAACCGGGCAAAAAAACGATCTATCTTCTGGCGGACAATTTTTTTCGTTTTTGGTACCGTTTTGTGCCGGTCAATGCAAGTGCCATTGATTCGGGGCGGATCGCAAAGACCTACCCCCATGCGGTGAAGCAGTATTTTCCAGACTATATGGGCCTGATTTTTGAGAAGATGTGTCAAGACTATTTGCTCTATTATGCGAATGATCTTCCTATCGAGTTGAGTGAGATCGGGCAGTGGTGGGGAACCGACCCTCAAAAAAAGAAGCAGATCCAGATCGACATTGTCGGAACGCCGGTTGAGGGTAATGACTATATCATTGGCTCCTGCAAATACCGCAATGAAAAAATCGGTTTGGACGAACTGGAACTGATTCGGGAATATGCAGCAGTCTTTGGGAAAGGAACAAACTACCACTACTACATTTTCTCGAAAGGCGGATTTACGGACGGTCTGCTTCAGGCACAGGAACGCGGAGAAGTACAGCTGCTTACCCTTGCCGATATTTTTGAATAA
- a CDS encoding helix-turn-helix domain-containing protein, with amino-acid sequence MSFDPNAIGNRIFTLRTNAKLSQEKLAEKLGVSHHHLGDLERGSSNGSVKILIDIAEYFHVSMDYLLLGRDPSRNQFQNELQAAIDHLEKIKGLL; translated from the coding sequence ATGAGTTTTGATCCGAATGCTATTGGTAACCGTATTTTTACTTTGCGTACAAATGCGAAGTTATCGCAGGAAAAACTTGCTGAAAAACTTGGTGTTTCCCATCACCACCTGGGCGATCTTGAAAGGGGAAGCTCCAATGGCTCTGTAAAAATCCTGATCGATATTGCAGAATACTTCCATGTCAGTATGGATTATCTTCTTTTGGGTCGAGATCCTTCTAGGAATCAGTTTCAAAATGAACTGCAAGCCGCTATAGATCATCTTGAAAAAATCAAAGGTCTTTTATAA
- a CDS encoding ChbG/HpnK family deacetylase translates to MSKKLIVVADDFGFSEAYNYGVIKAYKEGVVCTLSLMSNMAAVPHAVKLWQSECPEVPLVQHTNFVQYRPVSAPEKVPTLVNEEGMFYRSYLWKSENPNDAKCKGEVYPSYEDLYTETMAQLDRHKELVGHYPRHFEGHSAMTRPMEQAFRDIGKKLGIHNMGDTLAEELPMKPACELFSLGNSNAMEILNRGSRPEDWLEDRFGILSSPYEYNILHFHPGYLDQYLLDNTSLTLPRCRDLATLCDPQVRRWLDEHEVELTNFDALYE, encoded by the coding sequence ATGAGCAAGAAGTTGATCGTAGTAGCCGATGATTTCGGCTTCAGTGAGGCATACAACTATGGTGTCATCAAAGCCTATAAGGAGGGCGTGGTCTGCACCCTCTCGCTGATGAGCAACATGGCCGCCGTCCCCCATGCGGTGAAACTCTGGCAGAGCGAGTGCCCGGAGGTGCCGCTGGTCCAGCACACCAATTTTGTGCAGTACCGCCCCGTCAGCGCCCCGGAAAAGGTGCCCACGCTGGTAAACGAAGAGGGAATGTTCTACCGCAGCTATCTGTGGAAGAGCGAGAATCCCAATGATGCCAAATGCAAGGGCGAAGTTTACCCCAGCTATGAGGACCTGTATACCGAGACCATGGCCCAGCTGGACCGGCACAAAGAACTTGTGGGACATTATCCCCGGCATTTTGAGGGCCACAGCGCCATGACAAGGCCCATGGAGCAGGCGTTCCGGGATATCGGAAAGAAGCTGGGCATCCATAACATGGGCGATACGCTGGCCGAAGAACTGCCGATGAAACCGGCCTGCGAGCTGTTCAGTTTGGGCAACAGCAACGCAATGGAGATTCTGAACCGGGGCAGCCGCCCGGAGGACTGGCTGGAAGACCGCTTCGGCATCCTGAGCTCTCCCTACGAGTACAATATCCTGCATTTCCATCCGGGTTATCTGGATCAGTACCTTCTGGACAATACTTCCCTGACCCTGCCCCGCTGCCGTGATCTGGCGACCCTGTGTGACCCGCAGGTTCGTCGCTGGCTGGATGAGCATGAGGTGGAACTGACCAACTTTGATGCCCTGTACGAATAA
- a CDS encoding N-acetylglucosamine-6-phosphate deacetylase → MKLHSNRIYTPEGPKAGVLTVEGGKITAFAENTTDPEAIEYGDQRIIPGIFDTHNHGTCGYDIMNKNAPHEKQIASVKGYLKGLASQGTVNIFPTVCDPDSIRAVAEVAKEGDQDGATILGIHSEGPWLNRTGEKGIRTGWPEVSMETAHAMVEAGGGWLRLVALAPEIPGMDPIIEYFLSQGITVAAAHSDNNYKQAMAAYAKGISVATHTGNVMTDMHHRDIGGLGAALTNENVTCEVICDGLHICDEMLGIYFKVKSTDKFMMVSDCTALSGAPVGKYEGIFEGMALNVTPEGFVLTDTGRLCGSSQPVLFDIRNLVNNVGIPLETCLKMACLNPCIKYGFADRKGTIEVGKDADLVVISDDYQAQVTYAEGRKVYDRSTEGKIFNADYLNR, encoded by the coding sequence ATGAAACTGCATTCCAACCGCATTTATACGCCGGAAGGCCCCAAGGCAGGTGTGCTGACTGTGGAAGGCGGCAAGATCACTGCCTTTGCAGAAAACACGACCGACCCCGAAGCCATTGAATACGGCGACCAGCGGATTATCCCCGGCATTTTTGATACTCATAACCACGGCACCTGCGGTTATGATATCATGAATAAGAATGCCCCCCATGAAAAGCAGATCGCATCCGTGAAAGGTTATCTGAAGGGGCTGGCAAGTCAGGGCACCGTGAACATCTTCCCGACGGTGTGCGACCCGGATTCCATCCGTGCGGTGGCAGAGGTGGCAAAAGAGGGTGATCAGGACGGTGCAACCATTCTGGGTATCCACAGCGAAGGCCCCTGGCTGAACCGCACCGGTGAAAAAGGCATCCGTACCGGCTGGCCGGAGGTAAGTATGGAGACGGCACATGCCATGGTGGAAGCCGGCGGCGGGTGGCTGCGTCTTGTGGCACTGGCACCGGAGATCCCCGGGATGGACCCCATCATCGAGTATTTCCTCTCGCAGGGCATCACAGTGGCAGCCGCCCACAGTGACAACAACTATAAGCAGGCCATGGCCGCCTATGCCAAGGGCATCAGTGTGGCGACCCATACCGGCAACGTCATGACCGATATGCATCACCGGGACATCGGCGGTCTGGGAGCAGCCCTGACCAATGAAAACGTTACCTGTGAGGTGATCTGCGACGGCCTGCACATCTGCGATGAGATGCTGGGCATCTACTTCAAGGTCAAGAGCACCGACAAATTCATGATGGTCAGTGACTGTACGGCTCTGTCCGGTGCACCGGTGGGCAAGTATGAGGGCATCTTTGAGGGGATGGCCCTGAATGTGACCCCGGAGGGCTTTGTTCTGACCGATACCGGCCGCCTGTGCGGTTCCAGCCAGCCGGTGCTGTTCGACATCAGAAATCTGGTGAACAATGTTGGCATCCCGCTGGAGACCTGCCTGAAGATGGCCTGCCTCAATCCCTGCATCAAGTATGGTTTTGCCGACCGCAAGGGTACCATTGAAGTGGGCAAGGACGCAGATCTGGTGGTCATCAGCGACGATTATCAGGCACAGGTCACCTACGCCGAGGGCCGGAAGGTCTATGACCGCAGCACCGAGGGCAAGATCTTCAATGCGGATTATCTGAACCGATAA
- a CDS encoding PTS system mannose/fructose/sorbose family transporter subunit IID, which yields MEKKVVSAEENKILKKMFWNSHLVFANFNMTKMEANGFTMTMAPAVESIYGDDIEGKKAAYARHQSFFNTHAVAFNFIAGLCYALEKDCHDGKVPGETIDAIKASLMGPTAGMFDSIFFNCLRVIGAGIAIGLCSQGNILGTFIFILLYGISQSLLKWVLLKLGYTLGTSFINTVFNSGLMSVATRCASILGLMMVGAMTATTVGFPLNWTLNIGETSIVVSELFNAIYPGILSLALVLFMMWRIKKGNRPTQLIIGLLIFGLLGAFLGIF from the coding sequence ATGGAAAAGAAAGTTGTCAGCGCAGAGGAAAATAAGATCCTCAAAAAGATGTTCTGGAACAGCCATCTGGTCTTTGCAAACTTCAACATGACCAAGATGGAAGCCAATGGTTTCACCATGACCATGGCCCCCGCCGTGGAGAGTATCTATGGCGACGATATCGAAGGCAAGAAGGCCGCTTATGCCCGCCATCAGTCCTTCTTCAATACCCATGCAGTCGCATTCAACTTTATCGCAGGTCTGTGCTACGCACTGGAAAAGGACTGCCACGACGGTAAAGTTCCCGGCGAGACCATTGATGCCATCAAGGCTTCCCTGATGGGCCCCACCGCCGGTATGTTCGACTCCATCTTCTTCAACTGCCTGCGTGTCATCGGTGCCGGTATTGCAATCGGTCTGTGCTCGCAGGGCAACATCCTCGGCACCTTCATCTTCATCCTGCTGTATGGCATTTCGCAGTCCCTGCTCAAATGGGTCCTGCTGAAACTGGGCTACACACTGGGCACAAGCTTCATCAACACCGTCTTTAACAGCGGCCTGATGAGCGTTGCGACCCGCTGTGCATCCATCCTCGGCCTGATGATGGTCGGTGCCATGACGGCAACCACCGTGGGCTTCCCCCTGAACTGGACGCTGAACATCGGCGAGACCTCCATCGTGGTCTCCGAGCTGTTTAATGCCATCTATCCGGGCATTCTGAGCTTGGCTCTGGTGCTGTTCATGATGTGGCGAATCAAGAAGGGCAACCGCCCCACACAGCTGATCATCGGTCTGCTGATCTTTGGTCTGCTGGGCGCATTCCTTGGAATCTTCTAA
- a CDS encoding PTS mannose/fructose/sorbose/N-acetylgalactosamine transporter subunit IIC, with product MSITAAIICAVVYAVINWLDPYTLSWQCLNRPIVVAPLVGLLLGDFQTGIIMGASLEAIFMGISAVGGSIPSDCLSGSIIAVAYTIVVGGDGAMETGLALSLTIGTVMSTINTMLMPLWAGLAPYWERLASECKPNKFRAISMVVNFIACLPGAAIIFLGVAFGIEGLQAGLAACPAWVMTGLAAAGTMMTAVGFGILLSMIWSTDIAVFYFVGFICAKSLGLSSLGIAVIGAAIALTLFFIDKRIIDAKNAVAAAPAAGAAAPANSEEDFF from the coding sequence ATGTCAATTACCGCTGCAATCATCTGTGCAGTCGTGTATGCGGTCATCAACTGGCTTGACCCGTACACCCTGTCCTGGCAGTGCCTGAACCGCCCCATCGTGGTGGCACCGCTGGTCGGCCTGCTTCTGGGCGACTTCCAGACCGGCATCATCATGGGTGCTTCGCTGGAAGCAATCTTCATGGGCATCTCTGCTGTGGGCGGCTCGATTCCGTCCGACTGCCTGTCCGGCTCCATCATCGCTGTGGCGTATACCATCGTGGTGGGCGGCGACGGTGCCATGGAAACCGGTCTGGCTCTGTCCCTGACCATCGGTACCGTGATGTCTACCATCAACACCATGCTGATGCCTCTGTGGGCCGGCCTGGCTCCCTACTGGGAGAGACTGGCTTCTGAGTGCAAGCCCAACAAGTTCCGTGCCATCTCCATGGTCGTCAACTTCATCGCCTGCCTGCCCGGTGCGGCAATCATCTTCTTGGGCGTTGCCTTTGGCATCGAGGGTCTGCAGGCTGGTCTGGCTGCCTGCCCCGCATGGGTCATGACAGGTCTGGCCGCTGCCGGTACCATGATGACCGCCGTCGGTTTCGGCATCCTGCTGTCCATGATCTGGTCCACCGATATCGCTGTGTTCTACTTTGTCGGCTTTATCTGCGCCAAGAGCCTGGGCCTGAGCAGCCTTGGTATCGCCGTCATCGGTGCAGCCATCGCCCTGACCCTGTTCTTCATTGACAAGCGCATCATTGATGCAAAGAACGCTGTGGCTGCTGCCCCCGCTGCGGGTGCTGCTGCCCCTGCCAACAGTGAGGAGGATTTCTTCTGA
- a CDS encoding PTS system mannose/fructose/N-acetylgalactosamine-transporter subunit IIB: MIKWVRLDERMIHGQVATKWSRTLGVDRIVVADDTAAASDIMQKSLMMAAPATCKTAIVTVDKAVSLCNDPRAAGLKILLIVSTPENLLRVAKEVKDIPQINVGNYGRIAPKHGTEARKTYTKNLYAYEDEVEVLRQVMATGIPCNVQTIPDDVPQELSKVLG, from the coding sequence ATGATCAAATGGGTACGTTTGGATGAGCGCATGATTCATGGCCAGGTCGCCACCAAGTGGAGCCGCACGCTAGGCGTTGACCGCATCGTGGTGGCAGATGATACGGCGGCTGCCAGCGATATCATGCAGAAATCCCTGATGATGGCTGCACCGGCCACCTGCAAGACGGCGATCGTGACGGTGGATAAGGCGGTCTCGCTCTGCAACGATCCCCGTGCAGCCGGTCTGAAGATCCTGCTGATCGTCAGCACGCCGGAAAATCTGCTGCGTGTGGCCAAGGAAGTCAAGGATATCCCGCAGATCAATGTGGGCAATTATGGCCGCATTGCTCCCAAGCACGGAACGGAAGCCCGCAAGACCTATACCAAGAATCTGTATGCCTACGAGGACGAAGTCGAGGTTCTGCGGCAGGTCATGGCAACCGGGATCCCTTGCAATGTGCAGACCATCCCCGATGATGTTCCGCAGGAACTTTCCAAGGTACTGGGCTGA
- a CDS encoding PTS sugar transporter subunit IIA, which yields MLKIFLSSHGSMASGMQSSLKILMGECENLTVFDAYLDESCVQDHLDAFYETVGPEDEVLLCSDLYGGSVNQAMFTYLDRPNTRLVSGVNMSFMMNVLSEDTLSDERLDEIIEESREYLRRVEPEVPADTAPAGSDDFF from the coding sequence ATGCTGAAAATCTTTCTCTCGTCCCATGGCTCAATGGCCAGCGGAATGCAAAGCTCGCTGAAGATCCTGATGGGAGAGTGCGAGAATTTGACCGTATTTGATGCCTATCTGGATGAGAGCTGCGTGCAGGATCATCTGGATGCGTTCTATGAGACTGTCGGTCCGGAGGACGAAGTGCTGCTGTGCAGCGACCTTTACGGCGGCAGCGTGAATCAGGCCATGTTCACCTACCTGGACCGCCCAAACACCCGGCTGGTGAGCGGTGTGAACATGAGCTTCATGATGAATGTTCTGAGCGAGGATACCCTCAGCGACGAACGGCTGGATGAGATCATTGAAGAAAGCCGCGAGTATCTGCGCCGTGTGGAACCGGAAGTTCCTGCGGACACGGCACCGGCAGGCAGCGACGACTTCTTCTGA
- a CDS encoding BglG family transcription antiterminator: MSSRALQIVTQLSNAPEQTMTSQELAERIGVSAHTIKNEMPQVAQILNENGARLVSRRHKGYYVEVLDPEAYDTFSAVTSIRQMPGSMLNADRESRVRYLSRRIISTETGIKKEQLADQLFLSASALREPLSMATRLCESFGLRIVSRPGTGMRVEGEEYKRRLALTEVSGVHFHKETLDCSDPDSASWLSCGYEERQDIRHTFLKILRESPVSLRDSATQRVAVYLIIARNRVQNGHEIRLPDPWLESISGTMFYPLAQSIYHTLEEQYGGYAMPQDEVAFLGILLFSMLDVNLKRDPFSLHPGFAGQAGCLRDRVLVYLKQETGLDFAPLPMARDLLQQILFNLIAQHFYGTDGTMQYDYVYELQFLDCPLCAELSRRVIEFIQTVYPFRANRFLLAMLSCYFFSLLHEIRYPIRPLRLCSTHFLGTEYARIQTEGLKERYPELIEEITPMNLYELRRIDPAECDGVLLGNGAEQEEGIKPGYRYDYPVELLLLIRNERDFDRVYNTLLVEAYQYRQQLPPPENYRVIRNFQYYTPEQFFQYLAGVHGRDEAERQALLNRWIIREKCWTYQCGEVVVVFQEEQGAEGEKIRLEFYPLEKRALWGERKIRALLYVGGGLHDWQKMKALNTLLYSFVRYPEELEAFAEDPPRMAAEWLRRSLQTM, encoded by the coding sequence ATGTCCAGCAGAGCCTTGCAGATCGTGACCCAGTTGAGCAATGCCCCCGAACAGACGATGACTTCGCAGGAACTGGCGGAGCGGATCGGTGTCAGTGCGCACACCATCAAGAATGAGATGCCGCAGGTGGCGCAGATCCTGAATGAGAATGGTGCCCGGCTGGTTTCCCGGCGGCATAAGGGTTACTATGTGGAAGTTCTGGACCCGGAAGCGTACGATACTTTTTCGGCTGTGACCAGCATCCGGCAGATGCCGGGCAGTATGCTGAACGCCGACCGGGAAAGCCGGGTGCGGTATCTGTCCCGGCGCATCATCTCCACGGAAACCGGCATTAAGAAGGAACAGCTGGCCGATCAGCTTTTTCTCTCGGCTTCGGCATTGCGGGAGCCGCTGAGCATGGCGACCCGCCTGTGTGAGAGCTTTGGCCTGCGGATCGTCTCACGCCCCGGCACCGGAATGCGGGTGGAAGGAGAAGAGTACAAGCGCAGGCTGGCACTGACCGAAGTCTCCGGCGTGCATTTCCACAAGGAAACGCTGGATTGCAGTGACCCGGACAGTGCATCCTGGCTCAGCTGCGGATACGAAGAGCGGCAGGATATCCGGCATACATTTCTGAAGATCCTGCGGGAAAGCCCGGTCTCCCTGCGAGACAGTGCGACCCAGCGTGTGGCGGTCTACCTGATCATTGCACGGAACCGGGTGCAGAACGGCCATGAGATCCGGCTGCCGGACCCATGGCTGGAAAGCATCTCCGGAACGATGTTCTATCCGCTGGCACAGTCCATTTACCACACACTGGAGGAACAATACGGGGGCTATGCCATGCCCCAGGATGAGGTGGCGTTTCTGGGCATTCTGCTGTTCAGTATGCTGGATGTGAACCTGAAGCGGGACCCGTTCAGCCTGCATCCCGGCTTTGCAGGGCAGGCGGGATGCTTGCGGGACCGGGTGCTGGTCTACCTGAAGCAGGAGACCGGACTGGATTTTGCGCCCTTGCCAATGGCAAGGGATCTGCTGCAGCAGATCCTATTCAATCTGATCGCACAACATTTCTATGGAACGGACGGCACAATGCAGTATGACTATGTTTATGAACTGCAATTTCTGGATTGCCCGCTCTGTGCGGAACTGAGCCGCCGGGTGATTGAATTTATCCAGACGGTTTATCCGTTCCGGGCAAACCGGTTTCTGCTGGCAATGCTGAGCTGCTATTTCTTCAGCCTGCTGCACGAGATCCGGTATCCCATCCGGCCGCTCCGTCTGTGCTCCACCCATTTTCTGGGAACCGAGTATGCCCGGATCCAGACAGAGGGCCTGAAAGAGCGTTACCCCGAACTGATCGAAGAGATCACGCCGATGAACCTGTACGAGCTGCGCCGCATCGACCCGGCAGAATGCGACGGAGTGCTGCTGGGAAATGGCGCAGAACAGGAAGAGGGAATAAAGCCCGGCTACCGGTATGATTACCCGGTGGAACTGTTGCTGTTGATCCGGAACGAACGGGACTTTGACCGTGTTTACAACACCCTGCTGGTGGAAGCATACCAGTATCGGCAGCAGCTTCCGCCGCCGGAGAATTATCGTGTAATCCGAAACTTCCAGTATTACACGCCGGAGCAGTTCTTCCAGTATCTGGCGGGGGTACATGGCAGGGACGAAGCTGAACGGCAGGCGCTTCTGAATCGGTGGATCATCCGGGAAAAATGCTGGACGTACCAGTGCGGCGAAGTCGTGGTGGTCTTTCAGGAGGAACAGGGCGCAGAAGGAGAAAAGATCCGACTGGAATTTTACCCGCTGGAAAAACGGGCACTCTGGGGAGAACGGAAGATCCGGGCACTGCTGTATGTCGGCGGCGGACTTCACGACTGGCAGAAGATGAAAGCGCTGAATACACTGCTGTACTCTTTTGTGCGGTATCCGGAAGAACTGGAAGCCTTTGCGGAAGACCCGCCCCGGATGGCGGCGGAATGGCTTCGGCGCTCGTTGCAGACTATGTAA
- a CDS encoding sensor histidine kinase: MKRLSLQWRITLMSALLIGITCVAMNLLLCSSGVYYMDTIADSLQGGGTVILNDSGAASFDPQLITPNEELTIVVDGVQGRFRTTNWYITAAVTLLSGILAYFVSGRALKPLRSFTSQVEQVQLNNLADMRIDEDSISEFRQLSRSFNQMLERLNNAFAAQRQFTGNAAHELRTPLALMQAQLELFSAEHPDVRPETAEFLTLLREQTERLTQMTKTLLEMSNLQQVARNEQLQLAPMVEEIFTDLASLAEKRSITLEAEGDAALTGSDALIYRMLFNLTENAVKYNRLGGSVRVELAQGQEKCIIRVSDTGCGIPEEYQRSIFHPFFRVDKSRSREYGGAGLGLSLVWEIADLHGGSVWVEESSDKGTTIAVELPAGAEKTAQAMASRCFCPPDRVDGCASLYS, translated from the coding sequence ATGAAGCGGCTTTCCTTGCAGTGGCGCATCACGCTGATGTCCGCCCTGCTCATCGGCATCACCTGCGTGGCCATGAATCTGCTGCTGTGCTCCTCCGGTGTGTACTATATGGACACCATTGCGGACAGCTTACAGGGCGGCGGCACGGTGATCCTGAATGATAGCGGAGCGGCGAGCTTTGACCCGCAGCTCATAACGCCCAACGAGGAGTTGACCATCGTCGTCGATGGGGTGCAGGGGCGCTTCCGCACCACCAACTGGTACATCACGGCGGCGGTAACGCTGCTCAGCGGCATCCTCGCCTATTTCGTCAGCGGACGCGCTCTCAAGCCCCTGCGCAGCTTTACCTCGCAGGTGGAGCAGGTGCAGCTGAACAATCTTGCCGATATGAGGATCGATGAAGACTCCATTTCGGAGTTCCGGCAGCTGAGCCGCTCGTTCAACCAGATGCTGGAGCGGCTGAACAACGCCTTTGCCGCCCAGCGGCAGTTCACCGGCAACGCCGCCCACGAGCTGCGCACGCCGCTGGCGCTGATGCAGGCGCAGCTGGAGCTGTTTTCCGCGGAGCATCCCGATGTGCGGCCGGAGACGGCGGAATTCCTCACGCTTTTGCGCGAGCAGACGGAGCGGCTGACGCAGATGACCAAGACGCTGCTGGAGATGAGCAATTTGCAGCAGGTGGCGCGGAACGAGCAGCTCCAGCTCGCCCCCATGGTCGAGGAGATCTTTACGGATCTTGCGTCGCTGGCGGAGAAGCGAAGCATCACGCTGGAAGCGGAGGGCGACGCCGCCCTGACCGGCAGCGACGCGCTGATCTACCGCATGCTCTTCAACCTGACGGAGAACGCTGTCAAATACAACCGCCTCGGCGGCTCGGTGCGGGTCGAGCTTGCACAGGGGCAGGAAAAGTGCATCATTCGCGTTTCCGACACTGGCTGCGGCATTCCGGAGGAGTATCAGCGGAGCATTTTCCATCCCTTCTTCCGGGTAGACAAATCCCGCAGCCGCGAGTACGGCGGCGCGGGACTGGGACTTTCTCTGGTGTGGGAGATCGCCGATCTCCACGGCGGCTCCGTTTGGGTGGAGGAAAGCTCGGACAAGGGCACGACCATCGCGGTGGAGCTGCCGGCAGGGGCGGAAAAGACGGCGCAGGCGATGGCAAGCCGTTGCTTTTGTCCGCCGGACAGGGTGGACGGGTGCGCATCCCTGTACTCGTAA